One genomic window of Polaromonas sp. SP1 includes the following:
- a CDS encoding LysE family translocator, which yields MTLTTYLLYVAAVALLILTPGPTMLMCMTNALNHGPRKAMTSVAGSVSAVLCVMLLSAMGLGALLAASETAFTVAKVMGAAYLIWLGIKTFRSEAAVFDPAAGEAPAQRRSFFLRGFLVGASNPKAVLFFAAFFPQFLNPAAPFVPQFAILALTFMAFEFTVLSGCALGVARIAPLLRSSRAVRWFNRVSGGLFTLMGSLLLFTRRHT from the coding sequence ATGACGCTCACCACCTACCTCCTTTACGTCGCAGCAGTGGCCCTGCTGATCCTCACACCCGGCCCGACCATGCTGATGTGCATGACGAATGCGCTCAACCATGGCCCGCGCAAGGCGATGACGTCAGTCGCCGGCAGCGTGAGCGCGGTGCTGTGCGTGATGCTGCTGTCGGCCATGGGCCTGGGTGCGCTGCTGGCGGCGTCTGAGACCGCGTTCACGGTGGCCAAGGTGATGGGTGCGGCGTATTTGATCTGGCTGGGCATCAAGACCTTTCGCAGCGAAGCCGCTGTGTTTGACCCGGCCGCCGGTGAAGCGCCGGCGCAGCGCCGTTCGTTTTTCCTGCGCGGTTTCCTGGTCGGCGCCAGCAACCCCAAGGCCGTGCTGTTCTTTGCTGCCTTCTTCCCGCAGTTCCTGAATCCGGCTGCGCCCTTTGTGCCGCAGTTCGCCATCCTCGCCCTCACCTTTATGGCGTTTGAGTTCACGGTGCTGAGCGGCTGCGCGCTGGGCGTGGCACGCATCGCGCCATTGCTGCGGTCCAGCCGTGCCGTGCGCTGGTTCAACCGCGTCTCGGGCGGGCTCTTCACCCTCATGGGCAGTCTCTTGCTCTTCACCCGCCGCCACACCTAA
- a CDS encoding IclR family transcriptional regulator C-terminal domain-containing protein: MVTPKTAIRPGAFPIAKADMIEGMAKGMAVLESFDTQRQRLNATLAAERAGITRAAARRHLLTLTHLGYLETDGSYFWLAPKVLRFSGSYLATARLPRAIQPALNRLAAQTQESFSVAVLDGDEIVIIGRSGFEWKSPADGKTAPARVLAYGLHLGARLPAHATSTGRILLAAKPKSDFSAWLKTKTETGNLARLTLHTTTDPRRLRTLVDQVRIDDYCLASEEHELGVHALAVPLRDMQGHTVASLNVVSSPQRLRPEAMQRELLPLLLDAARELRSLL, from the coding sequence ATGGTCACTCCTAAAACCGCTATCAGGCCCGGCGCCTTTCCCATCGCCAAGGCCGACATGATCGAAGGCATGGCCAAGGGCATGGCCGTGCTGGAGAGCTTTGACACCCAGCGCCAGCGCCTGAATGCCACGCTGGCGGCCGAGCGCGCCGGCATCACGCGGGCGGCCGCGCGGCGGCATTTGCTGACGCTGACCCACCTAGGCTACCTGGAAACCGACGGCAGCTATTTCTGGCTGGCGCCCAAGGTCCTGCGCTTTTCAGGCAGTTACCTGGCGACTGCACGTTTGCCGCGCGCCATCCAGCCCGCGCTGAACCGGCTGGCCGCGCAGACCCAGGAATCATTTTCGGTGGCGGTGCTGGATGGCGACGAGATCGTCATCATCGGCCGCAGCGGATTTGAGTGGAAGTCGCCGGCCGACGGCAAGACGGCGCCGGCGCGCGTGCTGGCTTATGGCCTGCACCTGGGCGCGCGCTTGCCCGCACATGCCACGTCCACCGGCCGCATCCTGCTGGCCGCCAAACCCAAGAGCGACTTCAGCGCCTGGCTGAAAACCAAAACAGAAACCGGCAACCTGGCACGGCTGACGCTGCACACCACGACCGATCCGCGCAGGCTCAGGACGCTGGTGGACCAGGTACGCATCGACGACTACTGCCTGGCCAGCGAAGAGCATGAGCTGGGTGTGCACGCGCTGGCCGTACCGCTGCGCGACATGCAGGGCCACACGGTGGCTTCGCTCAATGTGGTGTCGTCGCCGCAGCGGCTGCGGCCTGAGGCCATGCAGCGTGAGCTGCTGCCTTTGCTGCTGGATGCGGCGAGGGAACTGCGCTCTTTGCTGTAG
- a CDS encoding DUF2975 domain-containing protein has translation MKHTISTVKSGPDVQGISSVLAWACALLAVALPLAVAYHLLSTPVESLLLRAGVTMSVSQAAALDITLGQKCLAVLLGVLPVCCASYGLVCAMRCFSGFSQAEYFSLRTVKYLRGFAAGIFASVVMGVVSSTLITVVLTAGAPAGQRALALGFGSNELLTLLFAGMVWQIAAVMARAVALAEENAQFV, from the coding sequence TTGAAACACACCATCTCGACGGTCAAGTCCGGCCCTGATGTGCAGGGCATCAGCAGCGTGCTGGCCTGGGCCTGCGCGTTGCTGGCAGTGGCGCTGCCGCTGGCGGTGGCTTATCACCTGCTCAGCACGCCGGTTGAAAGCCTCTTGCTGCGAGCGGGCGTGACGATGTCGGTCTCACAGGCCGCGGCGCTGGACATCACGCTGGGGCAAAAATGCCTGGCGGTGTTGCTCGGCGTTTTGCCGGTGTGCTGCGCGTCTTACGGCCTGGTGTGTGCCATGCGCTGCTTCTCGGGCTTTTCACAGGCCGAATATTTCAGCTTGCGAACGGTCAAATACCTGCGCGGTTTTGCCGCGGGCATTTTTGCCTCGGTGGTGATGGGCGTGGTCTCGTCGACCTTGATCACTGTGGTGTTGACGGCTGGCGCACCGGCAGGCCAGCGCGCGCTGGCGCTGGGCTTTGGCAGCAACGAGCTGCTGACACTCTTGTTTGCCGGCATGGTGTGGCAGATCGCCGCCGTGATGGCCAGGGCCGTGGCGCTGGCGGAAGAAAACGCGCAGTTCGTCTGA
- a CDS encoding helix-turn-helix transcriptional regulator, which yields MPIVVKLDVMLSERKARSKDLAAYVGITEANLSLLKQGKVKGVRFDTLMRICEFLDCQPGDLLVSRPDVPGSTLKPQSGKPT from the coding sequence ATGCCCATCGTCGTCAAACTCGATGTGATGCTGTCAGAACGCAAAGCCAGGTCCAAGGACCTGGCCGCGTACGTCGGCATTACCGAAGCCAACCTGTCCTTGCTCAAGCAGGGCAAGGTCAAGGGCGTGCGCTTTGACACGCTGATGCGGATTTGCGAGTTTCTTGATTGCCAGCCGGGCGACCTGCTGGTGTCCCGGCCGGACGTGCCCGGCTCAACGCTCAAACCTCAGAGCGGCAAACCGACATAG
- a CDS encoding branched-chain amino acid ABC transporter permease, which produces MSSAKANLEILPRGVQVALALGLIALVAFPFVGTDFYTQMVTRMMIMAIFAMSLDLLQGVTGLVSLGHAAYFGLAGYALAFLTPAGEPVSLWWTLPVAVLASGLAALIIGFFVVRTHGIYFIMVTMAFAQMVFYLFFDNKALGGSDGLYVNFKPSAAIFGWVPFDLDSKVTLYYFTLGALLLVYAFLRRLLWSPFGRTLAGIRVNEHRMRAMGFGTFGYKLSAFTLAGALAGLAGYLWGTQTGYINPELMGFHMSAHAIMMVILGGMGNFAGAIVGAFAFEYLLHVFKDLPQVGSVNLGKHWQLWMGLFIVLLVVFAPRGILGLVEKFTQRKEKTEAGHE; this is translated from the coding sequence ATGAGTTCAGCAAAAGCAAATCTCGAAATCCTGCCGCGCGGCGTGCAGGTAGCGTTGGCGCTGGGCCTGATCGCACTGGTCGCCTTCCCTTTCGTCGGCACCGACTTCTACACCCAGATGGTCACGCGCATGATGATCATGGCCATCTTCGCCATGAGCCTGGACTTGCTGCAGGGCGTGACCGGCCTGGTGTCGCTCGGCCATGCAGCCTACTTTGGGCTGGCGGGTTATGCGCTGGCCTTTTTGACGCCGGCCGGTGAGCCGGTGAGCCTGTGGTGGACGCTGCCGGTGGCGGTGCTGGCCTCGGGCCTGGCTGCGCTCATCATCGGCTTCTTCGTGGTGCGCACGCATGGCATCTACTTCATCATGGTCACCATGGCGTTTGCGCAGATGGTGTTCTATCTCTTCTTCGACAACAAGGCGCTGGGCGGCTCTGACGGCCTGTACGTTAACTTCAAGCCCAGCGCAGCCATCTTCGGCTGGGTGCCGTTTGACCTGGACAGCAAGGTCACGCTCTACTACTTCACGCTGGGCGCGCTGCTGCTGGTCTATGCCTTTTTGCGCCGCCTGCTCTGGAGCCCGTTCGGCCGCACGCTGGCCGGCATCCGCGTGAACGAGCACCGCATGCGCGCCATGGGCTTTGGCACCTTCGGCTACAAGCTCTCGGCCTTCACGCTGGCCGGCGCGCTGGCGGGCCTGGCCGGCTACCTGTGGGGCACGCAGACGGGCTACATCAACCCGGAGTTGATGGGCTTTCACATGAGCGCGCACGCGATCATGATGGTGATCCTGGGCGGCATGGGCAACTTTGCCGGCGCCATCGTCGGTGCGTTTGCGTTTGAATATTTGCTGCATGTCTTCAAGGACTTGCCGCAGGTGGGCAGCGTCAACCTCGGCAAGCACTGGCAGCTGTGGATGGGGCTTTTTATCGTGCTGCTGGTGGTTTTCGCGCCGCGCGGCATCCTGGGCCTGGTGGAGAAATTCACCCAGCGCAAAGAAAAGACGGAGGCCGGCCATGAGTGA
- a CDS encoding branched-chain amino acid ABC transporter permease, which translates to MDLANFLIQLLNSVQYGLLLFMLAAGLTLIFGIMGVVNLAHGSFYMLGAYLAWSLSTLTGSLTMAIIGGAVLSVIFGLALEWLLFRHFYKRDHLDQVLLTFGLIYIFEEVRSILWGDDVHGVTIPDLLSASVPLTENLSYPVYRLFMSGVCIALALGLYWMISRTRLGMKIRAGAFNRDMAESLGINIKLIHAVVFALGVGLAAVAGMIAAPVASVYPNMGSQVLIMCFVVVVIGGIGSVRGALISALLVGLVDTFGKVLLPSMAGMLVYMLMAAVLLWKPEGLFKQ; encoded by the coding sequence ATGGATTTAGCCAACTTCCTCATCCAGCTACTCAACAGCGTCCAGTACGGCCTGTTGCTGTTCATGCTGGCCGCCGGCCTGACGCTGATCTTCGGCATCATGGGCGTGGTCAACCTGGCCCATGGCAGCTTTTACATGCTGGGCGCCTACCTCGCCTGGTCGCTCAGCACGCTGACGGGCAGTCTCACGATGGCGATCATCGGCGGCGCGGTGCTGTCGGTCATCTTCGGCCTGGCGCTCGAGTGGCTGCTGTTTCGCCATTTCTACAAACGCGATCATCTGGACCAGGTGCTGCTGACCTTCGGCCTGATCTACATCTTTGAAGAAGTGCGCTCCATCCTCTGGGGCGACGATGTGCACGGTGTGACGATTCCCGATCTGCTGAGCGCCTCGGTTCCGCTGACCGAGAACCTTTCTTATCCGGTCTACCGCCTCTTCATGTCGGGCGTGTGCATCGCGCTCGCGCTCGGCCTGTACTGGATGATCTCGCGCACACGCCTGGGCATGAAGATTCGCGCCGGTGCCTTTAACCGCGACATGGCCGAGTCGCTGGGCATCAACATCAAGCTGATCCATGCCGTGGTGTTTGCGCTGGGCGTGGGCCTGGCGGCGGTGGCGGGCATGATCGCCGCGCCGGTCGCCAGCGTCTACCCCAACATGGGCTCGCAGGTGCTCATCATGTGTTTTGTGGTGGTGGTGATTGGCGGCATCGGCTCGGTGCGCGGTGCGTTGATTTCCGCGCTGCTGGTTGGCCTGGTCGATACCTTTGGCAAGGTGCTGCTGCCCTCGATGGCCGGCATGCTGGTGTATATGTTGATGGCGGCTGTATTGCTGTGGAAACCTGAAGGTCTGTTCAAGCAATGA
- the pobA gene encoding 4-hydroxybenzoate 3-monooxygenase: protein MRVQVAIVGGGPAGHLLGQLLYKAGIDAIVIEQRSQAYVLGRIRAGVLEQGTTDLLDEAGVGARMHREGLVHGGFALGFGGAHHRIDLNKLTGGKKVMVYGQTEVTHDLMDARAAAGLATAYEAENVSLHDFDGPNPKVRYVQHGVAHEVECDFIAGCDGFHGVSRASVPAAALTTYERIYPFGWLGVLSDTPPVSEELVYANHARGFALCSMRSHTRSRYYVQCSLDDKVENWSDDAFWDELRRRLAPELAESLVTGPSIEKSIAPLRSFVAEPMRFGRLFLAGDAAHIVPPTGAKGLNLAASDVRYLARALAEFYAGSEAGINNYSDTCLRRVWKAVRFSWWFTSLMHKFPDAGGFGQKIQEAELDYLINSQAASTSLAENYVGLPL, encoded by the coding sequence ATGCGTGTACAGGTAGCGATCGTGGGAGGCGGCCCGGCCGGGCATTTGCTCGGCCAGTTGCTCTATAAGGCCGGGATCGACGCCATCGTGATCGAGCAGCGCAGCCAGGCTTACGTGCTGGGCCGCATACGCGCGGGCGTGCTCGAGCAAGGCACGACCGACCTGCTCGACGAAGCCGGCGTGGGCGCGCGCATGCACAGGGAAGGCCTGGTGCACGGCGGCTTTGCGCTCGGCTTTGGCGGCGCACACCACCGCATCGACCTGAACAAGCTCACCGGCGGCAAGAAAGTCATGGTCTACGGCCAGACGGAAGTCACGCACGACCTGATGGACGCACGCGCCGCCGCCGGCCTGGCCACCGCCTATGAAGCCGAGAACGTGAGCCTGCATGACTTTGACGGCCCCAACCCCAAGGTGCGTTATGTGCAGCACGGCGTGGCCCATGAAGTCGAATGCGACTTCATCGCCGGCTGCGACGGATTTCACGGCGTAAGCCGGGCCAGCGTGCCCGCCGCAGCGCTGACAACCTATGAACGCATTTACCCCTTTGGCTGGCTGGGCGTGCTGTCAGACACACCGCCGGTGTCTGAAGAACTGGTCTATGCCAACCACGCACGCGGCTTTGCACTGTGCAGCATGCGCAGCCACACGCGCAGCCGTTACTACGTGCAGTGTTCGCTCGACGACAAGGTCGAAAACTGGAGCGACGACGCCTTCTGGGACGAACTGCGCCGCCGCCTGGCGCCCGAGCTGGCCGAAAGCCTGGTCACCGGGCCGTCAATCGAAAAAAGCATCGCCCCGCTGCGCAGCTTTGTCGCCGAGCCCATGCGCTTTGGCCGCCTCTTCCTGGCCGGCGACGCGGCCCACATCGTGCCGCCCACAGGCGCCAAAGGCCTGAACCTGGCCGCCAGCGATGTGCGCTACCTGGCCCGCGCGCTGGCAGAGTTTTACGCCGGCAGCGAAGCCGGCATCAACAATTATTCAGACACCTGCCTGCGCCGCGTCTGGAAGGCCGTGCGCTTTTCATGGTGGTTCACCTCGCTCATGCACAAGTTCCCGGACGCGGGCGGCTTCGGGCAGAAGATCCAGGAGGCCGAACTCGACTACCTGATCAACTCGCAGGCGGCTTCGACGTCGCTGGCGGAGAACTATGTCGGTTTGCCGCTCTGA
- a CDS encoding DMT family transporter, which yields MKTQTSAALAWGGVLLAGVLWGVGALVAQSVMAGGMSPYSLSLARFALGLPLLWWWHWRQRAAALEAAQWRHLPWRGRALVVGTGLAMAMNVTSWFVGVSHIGAALPTVISICCAPVIVALLSVLRGYERASGRLLLALSLALIGVGLIAWPGEALSLPVHYAAGLAWSLASAGLYALVVLGNARMPSQVPAVTASAWSMSAAALLMLGIALAQGITWPQHATAWLQVGYTGVVTTSIAYLAFAWGARRLSPTATVVGTLIEALVAAVAAAWLFAEPLTAQQGVGALLLGAAMVVLARRA from the coding sequence ATGAAAACCCAAACATCGGCCGCCCTGGCCTGGGGTGGCGTCCTGCTTGCGGGCGTTTTGTGGGGTGTGGGCGCTTTGGTTGCCCAGTCTGTGATGGCCGGGGGCATGAGCCCTTACAGCCTTTCCTTGGCGCGTTTTGCGCTGGGCTTGCCGCTCTTGTGGTGGTGGCATTGGCGGCAGAGGGCCGCTGCACTTGAGGCCGCCCAGTGGCGGCATTTGCCGTGGCGGGGCAGGGCGCTTGTCGTCGGCACAGGGCTGGCCATGGCGATGAATGTCACCAGCTGGTTTGTCGGCGTCAGCCATATCGGCGCCGCATTGCCCACCGTGATCTCGATCTGCTGTGCGCCGGTGATCGTGGCATTGCTGTCGGTGCTGCGCGGTTATGAGCGCGCCAGCGGCCGGCTGCTGCTGGCGCTCAGCCTCGCGCTGATCGGTGTGGGCCTGATTGCCTGGCCCGGTGAAGCGCTGAGCCTGCCTGTTCACTATGCGGCTGGCCTGGCGTGGTCGCTGGCGTCGGCAGGCCTCTATGCGCTGGTGGTGCTGGGCAATGCGCGCATGCCGTCGCAGGTTCCCGCTGTGACCGCCTCGGCCTGGAGCATGAGCGCCGCCGCTTTGCTGATGCTGGGCATTGCGCTCGCGCAAGGCATCACCTGGCCGCAGCACGCCACCGCCTGGTTGCAGGTGGGCTATACCGGTGTCGTCACTACCTCGATTGCCTACCTGGCGTTTGCCTGGGGTGCGCGGCGGCTGTCGCCCACCGCCACGGTGGTGGGCACGCTGATTGAAGCGCTGGTGGCTGCCGTGGCGGCCGCGTGGCTGTTTGCCGAGCCGCTGACGGCGCAGCAGGGTGTGGGCGCCTTGCTGCTGGGGGCGGCGATGGTGGTGCTGGCGCGGCGTGCCTAG
- a CDS encoding ABC transporter ATP-binding protein yields MSEVLLSAKNLTKRFGGLAAVNDVSVDLWRNHIHAVIGPNGAGKSTLTNLLSGDLPPSSGTVTLGGHDVTGWTPEKISGKGLGRSYQKTNIFLPFSVWENVRLASQSREPHAAHWLKRATNFAAVNARAEEALELAGLQSRKHAVAGTISHGEQRQLEIAMTLATEPQVLLLDEPLAGMGVAEAERMVALLLAIKKNHGILLVEHDMDAVFTLADKLTVMVNGQVIASGTPAQIRADAGVQAAYLGEEH; encoded by the coding sequence ATGAGTGAAGTCCTCCTCAGTGCTAAAAATCTCACCAAGCGTTTTGGTGGCCTTGCTGCGGTCAACGATGTGTCGGTCGACCTCTGGCGCAACCACATCCACGCCGTCATCGGCCCCAACGGCGCCGGCAAATCCACGCTGACCAACCTGCTCTCGGGCGACTTGCCGCCCAGTTCGGGCACCGTCACGCTGGGCGGGCATGACGTCACCGGCTGGACACCCGAGAAAATCTCGGGCAAGGGCCTGGGCCGCAGCTACCAGAAGACCAATATCTTCTTGCCCTTCAGCGTGTGGGAGAACGTGCGGCTGGCCTCGCAGTCGCGCGAACCCCATGCCGCGCACTGGCTCAAACGCGCCACCAACTTTGCCGCCGTCAACGCCCGCGCCGAAGAAGCGCTGGAGCTGGCCGGCCTGCAAAGCCGCAAGCACGCCGTTGCCGGGACCATCAGCCACGGCGAGCAGCGCCAGCTCGAGATCGCCATGACGCTGGCCACCGAGCCGCAGGTGCTGCTGCTGGACGAACCGCTGGCCGGCATGGGCGTGGCCGAAGCCGAGCGCATGGTGGCCCTGCTGCTGGCCATCAAGAAAAACCACGGCATCCTGCTGGTCGAGCACGACATGGACGCCGTCTTCACGCTGGCCGACAAGCTCACCGTGATGGTGAACGGCCAGGTGATTGCCAGCGGCACGCCCGCGCAGATCCGCGCCGACGCCGGCGTGCAAGCAGCGTATCTAGGCGAGGAGCACTGA
- a CDS encoding CoA transferase, whose translation MLTPAAARKSPSIHPLKGVRVLSLALNLPGPAALMRCRQMGASCAKLEPPAPAGAPAGASGDPMKLYNPTAYAALHDGVRTALADLKTEAGQKKLHSELAKTDVLITSFRPSALVKLGLTWKALHKQHPHLSQVAIVGSLGERAEDPGHDLTYLAENDLITGLNLPATLYADMGGSLMASEAVLQAVMHQRSKGKGVYLEVALSGAAAYMALPRAWGLTQPGSAVGGGHAGYRVYACKDGRVAVAALEPHFAASLCAAAGVQAAGMKAMFAPSTHEAIEAWLKTRTRKELDKLAVQQDIPLYTLAE comes from the coding sequence ATGCTCACACCCGCTGCCGCACGCAAATCACCTTCTATCCACCCGCTCAAAGGCGTACGCGTGTTGAGCCTGGCGCTTAACCTTCCCGGCCCGGCGGCGCTGATGCGATGCCGGCAGATGGGGGCCAGCTGCGCGAAGCTGGAGCCGCCGGCGCCTGCGGGCGCACCGGCCGGCGCATCGGGCGACCCGATGAAGCTCTACAACCCCACGGCCTATGCCGCGCTGCATGACGGCGTGCGCACCGCCCTCGCCGACCTCAAGACCGAAGCCGGCCAGAAAAAGCTGCACAGCGAACTCGCCAAAACCGATGTGCTGATCACGTCGTTCCGGCCCTCCGCACTCGTCAAGCTGGGGCTGACATGGAAGGCCTTGCACAAGCAGCACCCCCACCTCAGCCAGGTCGCCATCGTCGGCAGCCTGGGCGAGCGCGCCGAGGACCCCGGCCACGACCTGACTTACCTCGCGGAGAACGACCTCATCACCGGCCTCAATCTGCCCGCCACGCTGTACGCCGACATGGGCGGTTCGCTGATGGCCAGCGAAGCCGTGCTGCAGGCCGTGATGCACCAGCGCAGCAAAGGCAAGGGTGTGTACCTGGAGGTCGCGCTCTCTGGCGCGGCAGCCTATATGGCCCTGCCGCGCGCCTGGGGCCTGACGCAGCCCGGTTCAGCCGTCGGCGGCGGCCATGCCGGCTACCGGGTCTACGCCTGCAAAGACGGCCGCGTCGCGGTAGCCGCGCTGGAGCCGCACTTTGCGGCCAGCCTGTGCGCGGCCGCGGGCGTGCAGGCCGCCGGCATGAAGGCCATGTTTGCGCCTTCCACGCATGAAGCGATTGAGGCCTGGCTCAAAACCCGCACGCGCAAAGAGCTGGACAAGCTCGCAGTGCAGCAGGACATTCCGCTGTACACGCTGGCAGAGTAG
- a CDS encoding ABC transporter ATP-binding protein has translation MSMVEKQIDILIAAQDINTYYGASHVLRGIDFHVARGETIGLMGRNGMGKSTLLKSIMGLVKPRSGSVAINGRPMTGAPPYEIARLGIAYVPEGRGIFGNLSVVENLKMAARPGTKGQRDWTYDRVLDTFPRLKERLGHGGQQLSGGEQQMLTIGRALMTNPDVLILDEATEGLAPLIAKDIWRICGLIRETGISSVIVDKNWKHVTQITDRNVILVKGQVVFEGSSAELHAKPELLAQYLGV, from the coding sequence ATGAGCATGGTTGAAAAACAGATCGACATCCTGATCGCCGCCCAGGACATCAACACCTATTACGGTGCCAGCCATGTGCTGCGCGGCATTGACTTTCATGTCGCGCGCGGTGAGACGATCGGCCTCATGGGCCGCAACGGCATGGGCAAAAGCACGCTGCTCAAAAGCATCATGGGCCTGGTCAAGCCGCGCTCAGGCTCGGTCGCAATCAACGGCCGGCCCATGACAGGCGCCCCACCCTACGAAATCGCCCGCCTGGGCATCGCCTATGTGCCTGAAGGCCGCGGTATCTTCGGCAACCTCAGCGTGGTTGAAAACCTCAAGATGGCGGCGCGCCCCGGCACAAAAGGCCAGCGCGACTGGACGTATGACCGCGTGCTCGACACCTTCCCGCGCCTGAAAGAGCGCCTGGGCCACGGCGGCCAGCAACTCAGCGGTGGCGAGCAGCAGATGTTGACCATCGGCCGCGCGCTGATGACCAACCCGGACGTGCTGATCCTGGACGAAGCCACCGAAGGCCTGGCGCCGCTGATTGCCAAAGACATCTGGCGCATCTGCGGCCTGATCCGCGAAACCGGCATCAGCAGCGTGATCGTCGACAAGAACTGGAAACACGTCACGCAGATCACCGACCGCAATGTGATCCTGGTCAAGGGCCAGGTGGTGTTTGAAGGCAGCTCGGCCGAGCTGCATGCCAAGCCCGAGTTGCTGGCGCAATACCTGGGCGTCTAG
- a CDS encoding DUF1294 domain-containing protein, which translates to MLFVMAAYGGLLLWAVWASLLPWWIVPASFVLNLLTFWMYWVDKHAAQTSQWRTPENTLQFLALAGGWPGAWLAQQVLRHKSSKQSFRDDYWLMVISHAVLVGAWLFWPPLRESLTAWL; encoded by the coding sequence ATGCTGTTCGTCATGGCGGCCTACGGCGGGTTGCTGCTCTGGGCTGTCTGGGCTTCGCTCTTGCCCTGGTGGATAGTTCCTGCATCGTTCGTGCTCAATTTGTTGACCTTTTGGATGTACTGGGTTGACAAACATGCCGCGCAGACCAGCCAGTGGCGGACACCGGAAAACACCTTGCAATTTCTGGCACTGGCAGGCGGCTGGCCGGGTGCGTGGCTAGCGCAGCAGGTCTTGCGACACAAGTCGAGCAAACAGTCTTTTCGGGACGACTACTGGCTGATGGTGATATCGCACGCCGTACTGGTGGGGGCGTGGCTGTTTTGGCCGCCCCTGAGAGAATCACTGACCGCCTGGCTGTAG